The following DNA comes from Fusarium fujikuroi IMI 58289 draft genome, chromosome FFUJ_chr03.
TACTTCCCGAACTCTGATTCGAACAGGCAACCTTTTGATGTCAATGACCTCTGGCGAAGCCATGGAGAGCTAACCATTTCTAGATGGAGGAACCTCGGAGActaggagaggaaagaaaacttaggacgTCGATCCtgataataaaataaattgaGTAGCCTAGACTAAGTTTAGGGTTCTTTatgctgagtttatttttgACACCTCCTGGTAAAGTCtaatgttttcttgcccccagAGTGAAGGCTAACTCCATAAGAGGCATAGCTTCACAAACGAACCATAGGACGAGACATCACtaaacatcatcaactcgCTCTCATTCCTACATTTCTACTCTAGCTACTATCGAGCGTGCCGCACGGATCGATTGGCTCAGGCCCTTAGTAGCTCCCGGTCCTGCCGATCAGCTTGCCCCTGCCATACTGCCTGGCATACTTCGAAACGCGAGCCACTGTCAACCGATTCTCCCTCATGAGGAGGCGCTGATGATGTCCAAAGATGGGCTATGGGTACCTGGCGTCTGCGACTGGAAACACAGCAGTCCTACCTATCGTCTCTTTAATTGGAGGcgattcttggctttgcgTTGCGTCGCCAGGATGAAGGAGGTTCTGAGGAtcagctacctacctacctagaaTCTTGACCTTTGAATCCCTCCTTCCTGTCTGTCTTGTTTCACTCTCTGTGTCGCTCAATACGGCTGGTTCACTTAGTACCTAAACCCGTGGCACCTGACATGAAAAAGCACTTGTTCTCCTGCTCCATCACTACCTATGGCATAAAGCGTCTAGGTCGTTACATAAATCCCTTTGCTTAAGCAGCTAAAGTTAGTTCATAATAAGTCGTGTTAAAAGGAACTTACATAAGAATAAGATTTCCTGCGCTTCATCTCCAAAGGTTGTCTCGAGCTCAACCAATCAGTCAGCCAATCAAGTTTCGACTTCTCGGATGAACCAGGCACCGTTTCCGGCGGGGTGACTCTTTCCCACTGTGATTCATAGGGGTGTGGGGCAAGGCTGCTTGGCGGGGTAGATAAATATGCTTCTCCCTTTCCAAAACTTCTTCTCCTAAACATCTCCGCTCTCAAAATGTCTGGTCTGTCGAGCGAGGAGAGGCTCCGCCTCATCAAGGAGAATCTCGCTGAGGTTCTAAATCCCGAGATTATCACGTCCATCCTCGACCAAGAGCGAAACCCCAAGATCTACTGGGGCACTGCTCCAACTGGTCGACCTCACTGTGGTTATCTTGTTCCCGCCATCAAGATTGCCCAGTTCCTTGCTGCCGGCTGCGAGGTTACCGTCCTTATTGCGAACATCCATGCCATGCTCGACAACCTGAAGACTACACCTGAGCTCATTCATCATCGCGCTGAGTACTACCAGTTCACCGTCACTTCCACACTCAAGGCGTGCGGTGTCGATACCACTAAGCTTCGCTTCGTCCGGGGTAGCTCCTTCCAGCAGAGGGACGACTATATTATGGACTTCTACAAGCTTTCTACACTCGTGTCCGAGAAGGCATGCAAGAAGGCTGGAACTGAGGTCGTCAAGCAGACTTCGGAGGCGCCTCTCAGTGCTGTCATGTACCCCGTTCTACAGGTTCTGGATGAGCAGTATCTGGACAGCGACGCTCAGTTTGGCGGTGTCGATCAACGAAAGCTTTTCACTGCAGCCATCGAATGGCTACCAAAGTTGGGTTACCGAAAGGTGCGTTTGTGCCCTTCTTTGGATAAAACACAGTATACTGACTTGACCAGCGAGCCCACCTCATGAACCCTATGGTCCCTGGTTTGAAGGGAAGCAAGATGAGCTCAAGTGATGAGAGTAAGAGTTTTGCCCGTACATCCCTGATGTAAATCATGCTAATATATGGTTTTCAGATAGCAAGATTGATCTTCTCGACTCACCCGATGTTGTCGCAAAGAAAATCCGCAAAGCCGAGTGTGTTCCCAGGCAGGTTCAGGAGAATGGTGTATTGGCTCTCGTGGAGTATGTTCTGCTgcctgcttctgctttgaAGACTGGCGTCCGAGAgttcaaggttgagagaAAGGATGCCGAGCCTCGTGTCTACAGCGATATTGAAACAGTTCATGAGGACTACTCAAACGATGTGGTATGTTCTGATGACGAATGTCCGATTGCTGGAGACACTTGCTGACGACATATGTTCAAGTTGACTCCTCAGATGCTGAAAGCTGCTGTGATTGATGGACTCCTCGAGTTGATCGGTCCTATCCAGGCTGAGTACCAAGCCTCGAATGAATGGCAGGAAGTCGCTCTCAAGGCCTACCCACCACCtgtcaagaaggaaaagaaggtcaagaagggcTAGAATCCCCGCACTGTCCGAAAAGAGAGTAGTGCTGAAGACACTACGGCCGATGAGAGCACCACGGGTGAATCTGTCTTGTCTTCTACTTGGACTGAGGTCTCGAGTACCATCGAGGAAACGGACCATGAAGCCGCTGGAGAACAAGACGCTCATTTGAAAGAAATGATCGACAAGGACTGCAAGCCCATGTAGAATGATTGAGGGCAGAGATTGGAGTCTGAGAGAAGCCACAGGGCAAGGGATACAAAGAAGAACATTTCTACTCATGAATactgcaagaagaagcatctTATTCATGAAAAGGGAGAGAAatgctttattaataattatccTAGTTCGCCTGGTACCCAGACATAGGCCTGGCTTTATGAGTTATATTCgaatgatgaggagggcTGAGCCTCTACACACTATTTTCTTTCACGTCTTGAAGCAACAAGCATCGTAGACGGAGTAGTACCAGCCGTCCCTAAACTCAAATCCAAGGGCAGAAACAGCAGCATCGTAGAGCTCACACTGGTTGCTAGTGGTGATACCAATGGTCTTGCAGTTGTCAGTCTTTTCACACTCCTCCTGACACTGGCTAAGGTTATAATCGTAGTAGACTTGAATGAGATTGCTATCGGCGTTGCTGAAGAAGCCAGTCTTGGCGCAGGTGAGCTCAGAGCTGGGAGGACAGCTGGAGGTGGCGGCAGCGGAGGTGGTTGTGTAAGCTTCTGAGGTAGTTGTGGTAGGTTTGGAGGTCGTTGTAGGTGCGACGGTAGTGGTCTCGAGAGTGGTCTTTGGCTTCGAAGTGGTTTCTGGGACTGATGTTGAAGTGTAAGGGGCAGATGTTGCGTCCTCCTTAGCAGTCGGTGTAGTTTTAGCGGCAGGCTCAGACTCGTCCTTGGTAGAGCTGGTGACTTGCACAGCCGTAGTAGAAAGAGAAGTCTTGGCATCAGACTTGCTCACAACATAAGTGTAGGCAGCGGAAGTTCCGGCTGCGGTCTGTTGAGTGGTAGAAACAGGATACTGAATAACAGAGCTTGAAGCATGAGGTCTGCAAGGACCAGCATGAGCTCCAATGGCAAAACCAGCTACGAGGGCGGTGATGAAAGTGTTGACTGAAGGCATTGCAAGGGAAGAAATGTAACGAATACCTATTATAGGAGAATAGAATATAATCGAATGGAAGAATGGAagaatgagtgagtgagcgGCGGCGAGTCTTATTGCAGTAAAAGACTGAACTGCAAGCTCTCTATATAGTAACAACAAAGGTAACTGACAAACAATGAATTACACCCGAATGGAAGTGACCTCACCCTTTTTCAGAATGTAGGCTCCTTTATAAGGGGACTGACCAACCCTCAAAATTGAATATAAGGACCCATTTTGGGACCAATTCAGGTTGGTCGGTCCCTTGGCGAAAGAGATGATGTCCCCATTTGGAACCTCGACTACGAAAAGCACTTACATCAGGGCATGGTCAAAGAAGCTAAGGAAGTGTGAGTGGGGGACGCAGGTCCCCGAGCGCTAAGTAGTGAAGGGGAGTGACCAATTATTGGTTtggagggggggggggaagACGCCAGTCAAGGGCGGTTCGTTTAGAGGAAGCATCGTAAGTTTTTGGCCGACGTCTCCGGAAATAATGGTCCTTGTTGCGGTGGCATCAACAAGGGTTCttttgttgcttttgctttggGTGTGGAAGTTTACGAGCTGGACCTGGAGTTGATGGCTCTCGGCAAGAAGCGATACACGTGATGTAGATCATCTGAAGATCGTAGATTTACCCGTGCAAGGCAATCAAGTAGATACTACGTAACGACAGGGTTGAACCAAGTCGAACGATACCAGGCGATAATAGCCATCAAGTTCTTTGGTCTTTGTTTAGTCGCAACGTGACAGCCGCGCTAATCAACCAACAGACCAATTCTCTCGTCTTTGATCAACCCTTTGACGTTAGCTGGTCTTTGTAGTACCCTGAAAATAGGTCAATCCTCTCCCGCTTTGGTAAATGGGGAGAAGATTTAAAAACAACAgagaaaattaaatagaCCCCAGATAAAGTCAGATCTATTTGGGGTAGTGTACATGGCTATCTCatagaagagaagataatTCTTGAAATGTTTCAGATAGCATGGTCATTTCGCCCTATGCTTGCCCTATCAGTTGGCGGTTAAAGTCCTACATGCACCgtaaggtacctacttaTTGGTTCCATCCCTGTAACCCCCTCTCCATTGCCAATAGTTCatgtcttggccttgacaacaGTCATTAATTCATCTTTGTTCTCATCATACATGTTACCTATAGTCAATACAATGCGCCACGTGGAAAGTCAAGACACACAGAACCAGCAACACATACCTAACCTTGTCAACTTGTCCCCAGAGTTACTACGTCAAATCTTTGGCTACTTCTGCTTACACTGTCGTGGCAAACAAGAATATCTGACTGGAAACACTGAACAACTCACCAGCAACTACCGCCAAGATCGTCAGATACTGGCGTCGCTGTGTCTCGTTTCAAGACGCTTTCGTGACGTCAGTCAGgatattcttcatcatgtaTTTCTCTGGCCCTTACGGAAGTCTTTGACCCAGATATCCTTGCCCCTCTTCATAAGGACCATCGCCTCACAACGGCATCTCGCCTCATCCACCAAAGCCGTCCTCTTCTATTCCACACAAGGGGCTTCATCAATTGACCCTGAACAAGCTCACGAGGCCTTCAAACAAGTAGCCAAGGTGAGAGGACTGAAGCTGCCAGATATCTGGGACCAAAGAAAGGATACATCACCTTATCGTGAGGCATTCCTTCGAGGACTCATCCTCGGCAAAGTTCAGTCTCCAGACGCAATAAAGAACATAAAAGCACATGCGAGTACTCTATCAGTCGAGTTGTTATTTATTCTGCTTGCCTTGTTGCCCAAATGTCCACACCTGGCTCTTGACATTTCAACTCATCAGTTATATGACCAAATGCAGGCATTGAAGGTCCTTGGGGTATCCAGTCTTCCCTTGAGAAACCTCGAGCTCCGTGGGGCCTTTGATTTGAAATGGCTATCATCGCAACTTATTCCTATTTCGCGAGGTCTCGAAGCTCTGACTCTGTACAAatcactgccactgcctGAAATATCGAGCTTGAAGGCACTTCACCTCAGAGGTTTCAGGTTGAGTCCCGACCAGCTCGCCAAGATCCTCCCCTCGTGTACTGGGAGTCTGAAGGCGTTCACATATGAAGCCACAGATGTTACTTCCTTGCACATTGACGAGCTTTACAACTGGCAAGTTCAGGCAAGCGATGTTGTCAGACACCTCGAGAAGCATTGCACAAGTCTAGAGTCgcttcatcttgacctcCGCATTCGGGCTTTTATGAGTCGAGATACCAAGATAGACCCGATGCCCCACCTGGACACCTTCACAGTCTTACAAGAGCTGTTCCTCAACAGCGATGCAGTGTACAACACTCAGAGTTTGGAGTTCCCTGATGACAAGTCCCTTACAAATTTCCTTCCACCCAGCATCACGTCTCTCACACTTGTGGAGCCAGATTTCCCTCCACCTCCCGAACGTCTACAGAAGGGGTTGTCTGGACTAGCGAATCTCAGAAGAGAGCAGGGTCGATTCCCCAGGCTGAAACGGGTGACGTGTGACGTCAAGAAAATATTCGATGAAAGTCATACCAAAGATTTGCTCTCACAAGTTGGCATTGGACTTGAATACAAAGAGTTTCCAAGATCCGATTGGGCTTATAATCGGGAACGTTTAGTCGCTTCGCCGTTCATCACAAGCCTGTCCatagatgatgaagacctaCCTACCGCTTGGTTGTGAAGAAGATTGAAGTACATATGGCAAAGCTCGGgattaataaagaagcaaCACTACATGCCGAGGCTCTGTTTAATAGCTGTAGTCTAATAAGATCTCAGTTATAGAACTCTATCTTATACAGTAAGTTCTTAGCTTCCCACTATAGTAGCTTGTGGCATACTTCCAGAATAGGTACTGAGTTAGAGCTAGGAAGATCCCCGACAAGCGCTGAGGTCAGATCTGAATCAGCCCTCGGCTAATTCATTTTTTCCTGTAGAATTGTGTATGAACCATAAGAGCATGAATTTGTTTAAAAATTATAGAAAAATCATATATACGAAGAGGTGAGATtaacagcatcttcaaccagAATTTGTCCCCGTCGTCACAGGAGAACCCAGAATCCTGCTTTGATTGACACGGACCCCTGAACTACCCAGGAATGTCTTTCTGAAACGTGCCTCTAAAATTAGGTACCGTCCCCACAACTTACGAGGAGACCATCCTCAGGGGTTAACTTCAGCCCTGAGCAAGTGGCTGGGGGCCCGCATCCGCTAACAACAGAGAGTTGCCCAGTGAGAGGCCTCTAAAGCGGCCACAAATGCCGATTGCGTCTCTGGTTGTGGCTGTCATGTTCCTCTCGAAAGCCCGTAGCAATGGCAACAGAACTTCAGATTGGCGACGACAGgggaaaataaaaatatcaGTCAGAATGAACTTGGAAGGCGTACGCAACTCTTTTATGCTGAATCTCTTTTAGAGTTctaaactgcttttatatCAGTGAATTAATGCAACTTTGATTACGTGGTATCAACTGCTTTCAAGCAACACAAAAACGCTCGTGTTCAACGCTCCCCGTTCCATCGTTCCTTCTTCCTGGTTCATCTTGGTGGATTCGCTAAGCTCGGTTcggttgttgatgattgaaTGGAAGGCAGGAAAGAAAGACATGATCCACCTCCTGCCATTTCGACCATCGCTGGGCTGTCATAAAATTAGGTATTACTACTACTTTATTAGCAGACAAAGAAGCTAGACCTTTCCAGATTCTTTCTTTATGATAGATCATCGCCACAAGAACAAAATCTTTTGGTCTGATATTATGACGCCCAAAAGAAGCGATTCTACATCCAAAGTCCCCTGTTAATTAGCACAGAAACGTCCCCCCCCTCCACGTCGCCAGTCAGACAGCGGATGCCAACCAagcgccagcgccagccTCCTTCAAGCTAACAAACCATCATCTCGTCCCAATTCTCCCACACGGACGGACCCCAGTTCGCAAGCTTCCGATCCAGTCAACACGCACGCCCGATCTTTTCACCCATTCAGCCTTGTCCTGCCCAGACAGTGTCAGCCCAAGGGGACAGAAAGTTTGACGAGCCAAGATACAGAGTACTGTATAGCTGTCTCGACTTGCAACtccgtactccgtaggtGTCTTGTCGCTCCCGATTCGATCCCTGGAATTCGCACAACAATAAATCAACTGCTTCCCCTGCATCGGCAGTAGCCGTCTCATCGAACTAGTCTACGCAAGACAGAGACACGCAGCAGATACCACGACAGGTTATCAATCTGCACAACGCAAACGGCGACGTTCTTTCGCCCAATCCCCCCCTTAATTTACGACGATCGCGACGACTTCCTGCGTACGTCTACGCCTACGTCACCCACTACATCGCCAGTCGATCTCCGACAATCCTTCCACCGCTATAGCGAGCTTTTGGCTCTCACTCCCCCTCTGACAGAATCTGACAGACTCGAAAAAAGGGACCACATAATCACCGCATCAATCGAAGGGGCTGGACAAGGCAGACCATCATGCCGGGGTTCGCTGATTCCTTCTGGTCGAGCGATTACGCTGCGGGACTTGGTGTCCTGTTTAGCAAGCTTCAACAAGGTGTTCATGAGAACAGACAGGTTCTGACCATCGCACGCCTGCGCGCCGAAGCCGAGGAGACGTATGGTCAGCGACTTGGCGATATTGCTCCATCCGCCGACAAGATCACTGGTGGCTTCAGCCGTGATGACGGGGCTACCGTTCGCAAGGTACGATACTATGCTTCTGAATCCTCTCCCATGTACCCATAGTCTGCGCCGCAGTCACTTGTGGGGATTCACTATGCGATAACGTCAACATCCGGGTCGAGCGTACAAACTGACAAAATCTAGGCCTTTGATGGCATGCGAAATGAGATGCAAGATGCTGCTCGCAACCACCGTCGCATCGCCCAGAGCATTCGCGACCTCGTTGTCAACCCCTTCTCCCGTTGGTGCGACGCCCACGAAGCTCGTATCCAGGACTCTCAAGATGAGCTGCAAGTGCGCATCAAAGCTCACGACCGTCAGGCTGAGgcagtcaagaagctccgaTCCGTGTACTTCAACAAATGCCGACTAGTAGAGGACCTCGAAGAGGAAAATAAGCTTGCCTTCCAGGATCCTGAAACCAGCCCCAAAGGCAATCAGAATATCCCCGAGATCAAGGTTCAGCCTCATAAGGAGGAGGAacccgaggaggaagagctaTATGAAATTGGCGACGACACTTACCAGCCCGAGCAAGTGAAGAAGATCCTTTCCCAAATGCTTTCCAGCATCAAGATGGGCGAGACCAAGGTGCCAATCCTGGGAACATATCTCAACACTTCCTCCGGTTCCGACATCGTCGAATATTTGCAGCGTAGCATGGGCAACATCGGCGTGGCTTATGCCGAGCGAATTGGTCAAGATCTTGTTAACAACGGTTTTCTTCGTCTCATCGGTAATGTGGGAAGTACATTTGCCAACAGCTCCAAGATGTTTTATCAATGGCGACCCAAGGCTTTCCAAATGGCTGGTGTTCCCGAAAAGAAGTCTATTAACCGCACTTTCTCACTGGCTTCTACCGGTTCTGAGGGCGCTGATTCTCCGGTTGGAACTGTCAGCGAATATCTTGCCAACTGGAATGTTCTCAACAACTCTCACCCTAACGAGACCCCTAGCCAGCGTCTTAAGCGAGAGGCTTCCGAGGCCGATGAGAGGTACCGCGAGGGCGTCCGCAAGCTTGACCAGCTTCGGTgcgagcttgaggaggccattcatctccatctcaagttcctcgagcGTTGCGAGCTTGACCGTCTAAAGGCTGTCAAGACTGTCATCCTCGACTTCTCGGGCACCATTGGAAACGTCATCCCAAGCCTGCAGTCTACTGTAGACCAGATGATGCTCTTCCAGGAGACCATCCAGCCCCAGAGCGATCTACGCTATCTTCTCGAGACCTATCGCACTGGAAGTTTCGTGCCCAAAGTGGTCGTCTATGagaactattataataaggtCGATGAGCAGACATTCGGTATCGATCTGGAGGCGCGTGCCAGGGCTGACAAGAAGCGTGTGCCCATGATTGTTACCACCATCTTGACCTATTTAGACCACCATTACCCTGATCTTGAAGGTGACGAGGCTCGGCGAGGTGTGTGGTTGCTGGAAGTTCCGCTATCACAATCTCACCGTCTACGCGCCAAGGTTAATGATGGCAAGCCTGTTTCTCCTGATGTGTTTGATGAATTTGATATCCCCACGGTTGCCAGTTTGCTCAAGGTTTATCTCTTGGAGTTACCCGGTAAGCGCAAAAGCTCGATGAATCCCATCTCTATAACATAAACTAACATGATATAGATTCTCTGGTCTCCTCTCACGTTTACGAGATTATCCGAACTATTTACTCTACCCCATCTACTGACGCTGATGAGTCCTCTCGCATTGCTGCTCTCCAATCTACTCTATCACAGCTCCGCCTCACCAATATTGCCACCCTCGATGCTTGCATGAACCACTTCACTCGATTGATCGACCTGACTTCTGCCGATGAAACTTATGTTGCATCTCTTGCTAGCACACTTGCACCTTGCATCCTGAGGCCACGAACGGAGACCTCACTCACaatggaagagaagcatGCGTACCGACTGGTCCGAGATCTGTTTGCCCATAAGGATGCCATCTTCAGTGCACTGAAGCGTATGTCTATGGTTACACACTCCACTTCTGTTGGCAGCAACAACCGCCCTCGAGCTATTAGTACCGATGAAAGCAACCGCAAGGCCCTTATGGAAGAGCGGAATAGAGCTCTGCTTGAAAAGGCCAACGCAAGCCGCGGTCGTGATAAGAGCCCTGCGCCCGGCCCCCGTGGTCACCGCCGAGACCGAAGCACTGGTGGACCAGAGACCCGATTCCCTATTGCCAGCCCAACATCGGCTGTCGACCGACACCGTACCAGTCTCGGCGGAGTTATCAAGAGACAGAGCCTTGAAGTTCCCGAGCCCGATGGTGCTGCTCCTGTAAAtggcgatgctgagaaggataGGTCTGATGCCGACTCGGAGAAGCGAGACAGCCGTGACAGCACAGGACGTACACCAACCAAGTTTGTTGGTGGCAAGCGAGTTCCTGTCGTACCATCGACTCCCCCTTCAGAATCCAACCGCGGCGtgcagcttgaagatgctccTATGGAGGACTAGTTTTACGACACGGAGCCAAGTTTTAGACAGCGGTTGGAGGCGGAGTTTCGGTTCTGAACCATGACAGATCCAAATATAGC
Coding sequences within:
- a CDS encoding probable tyrosine-tRNA ligase, whose amino-acid sequence is MSGLSSEERLRLIKENLAEVLNPEIITSILDQERNPKIYWGTAPTGRPHCGYLVPAIKIAQFLAAGCEVTVLIANIHAMLDNLKTTPELIHHRAEYYQFTVTSTLKACGVDTTKLRFVRGSSFQQRDDYIMDFYKLSTLVSEKACKKAGTEVVKQTSEAPLSAVMYPVLQVLDEQYLDSDAQFGGVDQRKLFTAAIEWLPKLGYRKRAHLMNPMVPGLKGSKMSSSDENSKIDLLDSPDVVAKKIRKAECVPRQVQENGVLALVEYVLLPASALKTGVREFKVERKDAEPRVYSDIETVHEDYSNDVLTPQMLKAAVIDGLLELIGPIQAEYQASNEWQEVALKAYPPPVKKEKKVKKG
- a CDS encoding related to RGD2-GTPase activating protein produces the protein MPGFADSFWSSDYAAGLGVLFSKLQQGVHENRQVLTIARLRAEAEETYGQRLGDIAPSADKITGGFSRDDGATVRKAFDGMRNEMQDAARNHRRIAQSIRDLVVNPFSRWCDAHEARIQDSQDELQVRIKAHDRQAEAVKKLRSVYFNKCRLVEDLEEENKLAFQDPETSPKGNQNIPEIKVQPHKEEEPEEEELYEIGDDTYQPEQVKKILSQMLSSIKMGETKVPILGTYLNTSSGSDIVEYLQRSMGNIGVAYAERIGQDLVNNGFLRLIGNVGSTFANSSKMFYQWRPKAFQMAGVPEKKSINRTFSLASTGSEGADSPVGTVSEYLANWNVLNNSHPNETPSQRLKREASEADERYREGVRKLDQLRCELEEAIHLHLKFLERCELDRLKAVKTVILDFSGTIGNVIPSLQSTVDQMMLFQETIQPQSDLRYLLETYRTGSFVPKVVVYENYYNKVDEQTFGIDLEARARADKKRVPMIVTTILTYLDHHYPDLEGDEARRGVWLLEVPLSQSHRLRAKVNDGKPVSPDVFDEFDIPTVASLLKVYLLELPDSLVSSHVYEIIRTIYSTPSTDADESSRIAALQSTLSQLRLTNIATLDACMNHFTRLIDLTSADETYVASLASTLAPCILRPRTETSLTMEEKHAYRLVRDLFAHKDAIFSALKRMSMVTHSTSVGSNNRPRAISTDESNRKALMEERNRALLEKANASRGRDKSPAPGPRGHRRDRSTGGPETRFPIASPTSAVDRHRTSLGGVIKRQSLEVPEPDGAAPVNGDAEKDRSDADSEKRDSRDSTGRTPTKFVGGKRVPVVPSTPPSESNRGVQLEDAPMED